A window of Streptomyces gilvosporeus contains these coding sequences:
- the panB gene encoding 3-methyl-2-oxobutanoate hydroxymethyltransferase yields MTQLSPARKTGDRPASENGKTLYGGTSSRRITVRDIAAAKERGEKWPMLTAYDAMTASVFDEAGIPVLLVGDSMGNCHLGYESTVPVTMDEITLLSAAVVRGTHRALVVGDLPFGSYQEGPVQALRSATRLVKEAGVGAVKLEGGERSAHQVELLVSSGIPVMAHVGLTPQSVNAFGGYPVQGRGEEAAQQLLRDAKAVQDAGAFAVVLEAVPAELAAEVTRSLHIPTVGIGAGLDCDAQVLVWTDMAGMTAGRVPKFVKKYLEMRQLLGDAAKEFAEEVVAGDFPAAAHTFH; encoded by the coding sequence ATGACGCAGCTTTCGCCTGCCCGGAAGACGGGCGACCGGCCCGCATCCGAGAACGGCAAGACCCTGTACGGGGGAACGAGCTCGCGGCGCATCACGGTCCGTGACATCGCCGCCGCCAAGGAGCGCGGCGAGAAGTGGCCGATGCTCACCGCCTACGACGCGATGACCGCCTCCGTCTTCGACGAGGCCGGCATCCCCGTCCTGCTGGTCGGCGATTCGATGGGCAACTGCCACCTCGGCTACGAGTCCACCGTCCCGGTCACCATGGACGAGATCACCCTGCTGTCCGCCGCCGTCGTCCGCGGCACCCACCGCGCGCTGGTCGTCGGCGATCTGCCGTTCGGCTCGTACCAGGAGGGCCCGGTCCAGGCGCTGCGCAGCGCGACCCGCCTGGTCAAGGAGGCCGGGGTGGGCGCCGTCAAGCTGGAGGGCGGGGAGCGCTCCGCGCACCAGGTGGAGCTGCTGGTCTCGTCCGGCATCCCGGTGATGGCCCATGTGGGCCTCACCCCGCAGTCGGTCAACGCCTTCGGCGGCTATCCGGTCCAGGGCCGCGGCGAGGAGGCGGCCCAGCAGCTGCTGCGGGACGCCAAGGCGGTCCAGGACGCGGGCGCCTTCGCCGTCGTCCTGGAGGCCGTACCGGCGGAACTGGCCGCCGAGGTCACCCGCTCCCTGCACATCCCCACCGTCGGCATCGGCGCGGGCCTGGACTGCGACGCCCAGGTGCTGGTGTGGACGGACATGGCGGGCATGACGGCGGGCCGGGTGCCGAAGTTCGTGAAGAAGTACCTGGAGATGCGGCAGCTGCTCGGTGACGCGGCGAAGGAGTTCGCCGAGGAGGTCGTCGCCGGGGACTTCCCCGCGGCGGCGCACACCTTCCACTGA
- a CDS encoding ATP-binding cassette domain-containing protein: MTRKTTITPRGNAVEVRGLVKHFGEVKAVDGVDLDVREGTVLGVLGPNGAGKTTLVRCLSTLLVPDAGRAVVAGFDVVRQPRALRRTIGLTGQYASVDEKLSGWENLYMIGRLLDLSRKDARRRADEMLERFSLTEAAKRPAAKYSGGMRRRLDLAASMIGSPAVLYLDEPTTGLDPRTRNEVWAEVRRMVADGVTVLLTTQYMEEAEQLADELTVIDRGRVIAEGRVDALKAKVGGRTLQIRPTVPAELDRMVGALAQAGLDGVAGATADHAEGVVNVPIVSDEQLTAVVGLLGQRGFALAGISTHLPSLDEVFLALTGQKTSTAGQEQEHDAADAGDKSLAEVSA, from the coding sequence ATGACGCGAAAGACGACAATCACCCCACGCGGCAACGCCGTCGAGGTGCGCGGTCTGGTCAAGCACTTCGGCGAGGTGAAGGCCGTCGACGGGGTGGACCTGGACGTGCGGGAAGGCACCGTCCTCGGGGTCCTCGGGCCCAACGGCGCGGGCAAGACCACGCTCGTACGGTGCCTGTCCACCCTCCTGGTGCCGGACGCCGGGCGCGCCGTGGTGGCCGGCTTCGACGTGGTGCGCCAACCCCGCGCGCTGCGCCGGACGATCGGCCTGACCGGACAGTACGCCTCGGTCGACGAAAAGCTCTCCGGCTGGGAGAACCTCTACATGATCGGGCGGCTGCTCGATCTGTCCCGCAAGGACGCCCGCCGGCGTGCGGACGAGATGCTGGAGCGGTTCTCCCTGACCGAGGCCGCCAAGCGCCCCGCCGCCAAGTACTCCGGCGGTATGCGCCGCCGCCTGGACCTGGCCGCCTCGATGATCGGCAGCCCGGCGGTGCTCTATCTGGACGAGCCGACGACCGGGCTCGACCCCCGTACCCGTAACGAGGTGTGGGCGGAGGTCCGGCGCATGGTGGCCGACGGTGTGACGGTGCTGCTGACCACGCAGTACATGGAGGAGGCCGAGCAGTTGGCGGACGAGCTGACGGTGATCGACCGCGGCCGGGTGATCGCCGAGGGCCGGGTCGACGCGCTGAAGGCCAAGGTCGGCGGGCGGACACTCCAGATCCGGCCGACCGTTCCCGCGGAGCTGGACCGGATGGTCGGCGCCCTCGCGCAGGCCGGTCTGGACGGCGTCGCGGGCGCCACCGCCGACCATGCGGAGGGCGTGGTCAACGTCCCCATCGTCAGCGATGAGCAGCTGACCGCGGTGGTGGGGCTCCTGGGGCAGCGCGGTTTCGCGCTGGCCGGGATATCGACCCATCTGCCCAGCCTGGACGAGGTGTTCCTGGCCCTCACCGGCCAGAAGACCTCGACGGCCGGGCAGGAACAAGAACACGACGCGGCGGACGCCGGCGACAAGAGCCTTGCGGAGGTGTCGGCATGA
- a CDS encoding ABC transporter permease, producing MSAATVTAPAVQPGADEGRIGLRANLRHIGALVRRNALQIKQDPESMMDVLLMPIIFILLFVYVFGGQIAGKGHQDAYLQHLVPGLMAMMGMNIAMAVGTGVNEDFRKGVMDRFRTLPIARSSVLIAKIVVEIGRMLVAIAILLAMGLVMGLQIKGSMLEFAAAIVLSTMFGAALMWIFILLGLTAKTPQAVQGMAMLVLMPLQFGSSIFTPTTNMPGWLQSFTDVNPLSQLADAARALINGEGPVAHPVLITLAWTVAITAVTMPLAVRKFRRKT from the coding sequence ATGAGCGCCGCGACCGTGACCGCGCCCGCCGTGCAGCCGGGCGCCGACGAGGGCCGGATCGGCCTGCGCGCCAATCTGCGGCACATCGGCGCGCTGGTGCGCCGTAACGCCCTCCAGATCAAGCAGGATCCCGAGTCGATGATGGACGTCCTGCTGATGCCCATCATCTTCATCCTGCTGTTCGTGTACGTCTTCGGCGGCCAGATCGCCGGAAAAGGCCATCAGGACGCCTATCTCCAGCATCTGGTGCCCGGCCTGATGGCCATGATGGGCATGAACATCGCCATGGCGGTGGGCACCGGCGTCAACGAGGACTTCCGCAAGGGCGTCATGGACCGCTTCCGGACCCTGCCGATAGCCCGGTCCTCGGTCCTGATAGCCAAGATCGTCGTCGAGATCGGCCGGATGCTGGTCGCCATCGCGATCCTGCTCGCCATGGGCTTGGTGATGGGCCTGCAGATCAAGGGCAGCATGCTCGAATTCGCCGCGGCGATCGTGCTGTCCACGATGTTCGGCGCCGCCCTGATGTGGATATTCATCCTGCTGGGGCTCACCGCGAAGACCCCGCAGGCGGTCCAGGGCATGGCGATGCTGGTGCTGATGCCGCTCCAGTTCGGCTCGTCCATCTTCACGCCGACGACGAACATGCCCGGCTGGCTCCAGAGTTTCACCGACGTCAATCCGCTCTCCCAGCTGGCGGACGCGGCCCGCGCCCTGATCAACGGCGAGGGCCCGGTGGCCCACCCCGTGCTGATCACCCTCGCCTGGACGGTCGCCATCACGGCCGTGACGATGCCGCTCGCGGTCCGGAAGTTCCGCAGGAAGACCTGA
- a CDS encoding ATP-binding protein: MNDNGAVRYGILGTTRADRSDGTPVALGGARLRALLAALALRPGRALPPHVLIADVWGTEPPADATGALQALVGRLRRALGHAAIASVDGGYRLCAEPDAVDLHRFVRLAADGARALAEADPARAAALLDEALALWHGPALADLPDPGAEAARAESRRLDAQRTRAAADLALGRPERALPALTALCQDHPLDEPLQALRLRALRAAGRAAEALAAYEAIRTTLADRLGTDPGPALRALHAELLRPASERTPAPAKPAADRRPGNLRARPTSFVGRDADLAALRADLATHRLLTLLGPGGAGKTRLSLEGAESAAAAAPDAWPHGVWLAELAPVDDPATVPEAVLTALGARETVVRTTTAEGLRAAGDPTALDPLARLAAECAGRRMLLVLDNCEHVIGAAAHLAERLLAECPGITVLATSREPLAVPGEVLRPVEPLPDPVALRLLADRGAAARPGFRTDTDADTAAACAEICRRLDGLPLAIELAAARLRALSPRQIADRLDDRFRLLTSGSRTVLPRQQTLRAVVDWSWELTGARERAVLRRLSVFAGGCDLAAAEEVCAGEGVDRRDVAALLGALIDKSLVVAAPAPEGTMRYRLLETVGEYAGERLDEAGERETAERRHLVAYRELARTTDPLLRGPGQRAAMDRLELEHDNLRTALRRALAARDEHEALCLVLSLHWFWMLRDHLSDARHWAQAAGALGPNPFVPAPAPAPDLAERPIDGPPPMAPEQLLEARREVRLVVLSCSDSHLEMLRSLEMQTELEGIIAAYRSGMPQTCRMPGLMWYFAVLFTGRFEQLGELVDRAVAACRGFGRDWELAYLLQLRSKILNDRVGRLAHAQADADEALSLFDRIGDAWGAAEALAGRGESRERRGEYALAVRDYGAAMQRAEDLGAHGQTLLLRVRLGGVLLEDGQEEAGERLLRAVLAEAQEASGTRDALAFAHLTLAAHLAVQGRTKEARAEVDAVREAFGRRMPELFAGILDAALILLDIEEGGGRDLLARCRGVLALMQDSMAQMVAPDLLVLQLLTAARVLTAVHGERGAAGAARLVGAYDALRDPSHAPPKAVRDNRSRAEAAARAFLDDAAYARGYAEGGALSLEEAAALV, translated from the coding sequence GTGAACGACAATGGCGCGGTGCGCTACGGAATCCTCGGCACCACCCGGGCCGACCGGTCCGACGGCACCCCCGTCGCCCTCGGTGGCGCCCGGCTGCGCGCCCTGCTCGCCGCCCTCGCGCTGCGGCCGGGCCGGGCGCTGCCCCCACACGTCCTGATCGCCGACGTCTGGGGCACCGAGCCGCCCGCCGACGCCACCGGCGCCCTCCAGGCCCTGGTCGGCCGGCTGCGCCGGGCCCTCGGCCACGCCGCCATCGCCTCCGTCGACGGCGGCTACCGCCTGTGCGCCGAGCCCGACGCCGTCGACCTGCACCGCTTCGTCCGGCTCGCCGCCGACGGCGCCCGCGCGCTCGCCGAGGCCGACCCGGCCCGCGCCGCCGCCCTCCTGGACGAGGCGCTGGCGCTCTGGCACGGCCCGGCGCTGGCCGATCTGCCCGACCCCGGAGCCGAGGCCGCCCGCGCCGAGAGCCGCCGCCTGGACGCCCAGCGCACCCGCGCCGCCGCCGATCTCGCCCTCGGCCGGCCGGAACGGGCGCTGCCCGCCCTGACCGCGCTGTGCCAGGACCACCCCCTCGACGAGCCCCTCCAGGCCCTGCGGCTGCGCGCCCTGCGGGCCGCCGGCCGCGCCGCGGAGGCGCTCGCCGCGTACGAGGCGATACGCACCACACTCGCCGACCGCCTCGGCACCGACCCCGGCCCCGCACTGCGCGCCCTGCACGCCGAACTGCTGCGCCCGGCGTCCGAGCGGACGCCCGCCCCCGCAAAACCCGCCGCGGACCGGCGCCCCGGCAACCTCCGCGCCCGCCCGACCTCCTTCGTCGGCCGCGACGCCGACCTTGCGGCGCTGCGCGCGGACCTCGCCACCCACCGCCTGCTGACCCTGCTGGGCCCGGGTGGCGCCGGAAAGACCCGGCTGTCCCTGGAGGGCGCCGAGAGCGCCGCGGCGGCGGCACCGGACGCCTGGCCGCACGGCGTCTGGCTGGCCGAACTGGCCCCCGTGGACGACCCGGCGACCGTGCCGGAAGCGGTGCTCACCGCGCTGGGCGCCCGCGAGACCGTGGTGCGCACCACCACCGCCGAGGGGCTGCGCGCGGCCGGCGACCCCACCGCCCTGGACCCGCTCGCCCGGCTCGCCGCGGAGTGCGCCGGCCGCCGGATGCTGCTCGTCCTGGACAACTGCGAGCATGTGATCGGCGCCGCCGCCCACCTCGCCGAGCGGCTGCTCGCCGAATGCCCCGGCATCACGGTGCTGGCCACCAGCCGCGAACCGCTGGCCGTGCCGGGCGAGGTGCTGCGGCCGGTCGAACCGCTGCCCGACCCGGTGGCGCTGCGCCTGCTCGCCGACCGCGGAGCCGCCGCCCGCCCCGGCTTCCGTACGGACACCGACGCGGACACCGCGGCCGCCTGCGCCGAGATCTGCCGCCGCCTGGACGGACTGCCGCTGGCCATCGAACTGGCCGCCGCCCGGCTGCGCGCGCTCTCCCCGCGCCAGATCGCCGACCGCCTCGACGACCGCTTCCGGCTGCTGACCAGCGGCAGCCGCACGGTCCTGCCCCGCCAGCAGACCCTGCGCGCCGTCGTGGACTGGTCCTGGGAGCTGACCGGTGCCCGCGAGCGGGCGGTGCTGCGTCGGCTGTCCGTCTTCGCCGGCGGCTGCGATCTGGCCGCCGCCGAGGAGGTCTGCGCGGGCGAGGGCGTCGACCGCCGCGATGTCGCCGCCCTGCTCGGCGCGCTGATCGACAAGTCGCTGGTGGTGGCCGCGCCCGCCCCCGAAGGGACGATGCGCTACCGGCTGCTGGAGACGGTGGGGGAGTACGCCGGCGAGCGGCTGGACGAGGCCGGCGAACGGGAGACGGCCGAACGCCGCCATCTGGTCGCCTACCGCGAACTGGCCCGTACCACCGACCCGTTGCTGCGCGGCCCCGGGCAGCGCGCCGCCATGGACCGCCTGGAGCTGGAACACGACAACCTGCGCACCGCGCTGCGCCGCGCCCTCGCCGCCCGCGACGAACACGAGGCGCTGTGCCTGGTGCTGTCCCTGCACTGGTTCTGGATGCTGCGCGACCACCTCAGCGACGCCCGCCACTGGGCCCAGGCCGCCGGGGCGCTCGGCCCCAACCCGTTCGTCCCGGCCCCCGCACCCGCCCCCGACCTGGCCGAACGCCCCATCGACGGCCCGCCGCCGATGGCCCCCGAACAGCTGCTGGAGGCCCGCCGGGAGGTCCGTCTGGTGGTGCTCTCGTGCAGCGACAGCCACCTGGAGATGCTGCGCAGCCTCGAAATGCAGACGGAGCTGGAGGGCATCATCGCCGCCTATCGCAGCGGGATGCCGCAGACCTGCCGGATGCCGGGCCTGATGTGGTACTTCGCGGTGCTGTTCACCGGCCGGTTCGAGCAGCTGGGGGAGCTGGTCGACCGCGCGGTGGCCGCCTGCCGCGGCTTCGGCCGCGACTGGGAGCTGGCCTACCTCCTGCAACTGCGCTCCAAGATCCTCAACGACCGCGTCGGCCGCCTCGCCCATGCGCAGGCGGACGCCGACGAGGCGCTGTCGCTCTTCGACCGGATCGGCGACGCCTGGGGCGCGGCGGAGGCGCTGGCGGGGCGCGGTGAATCCCGGGAGAGGCGCGGCGAGTACGCCCTCGCGGTGCGGGACTACGGCGCGGCGATGCAGCGCGCCGAGGACCTGGGTGCGCACGGCCAGACCCTGCTGCTGCGCGTCCGGCTGGGCGGCGTCCTGCTGGAGGACGGCCAGGAGGAGGCCGGGGAGCGGCTGCTGCGCGCGGTCCTGGCGGAGGCGCAGGAGGCCAGCGGCACCCGGGATGCGCTGGCGTTCGCGCATCTGACGCTGGCGGCGCATCTGGCCGTCCAGGGCCGGACGAAGGAGGCCCGCGCCGAAGTGGACGCCGTACGCGAGGCGTTCGGCCGGCGCATGCCGGAGCTGTTCGCCGGCATTCTGGACGCGGCGCTGATCCTGCTGGACATCGAGGAGGGCGGCGGCCGGGATCTGCTGGCGCGGTGCCGGGGGGTGCTGGCGCTGATGCAGGACTCGATGGCGCAGATGGTGGCGCCGGACCTTCTGGTGCTGCAACTCCTTACGGCGGCACGGGTGCTGACCGCCGTCCACGGCGAGCGCGGTGCCGCCGGGGCGGCCCGGCTGGTAGGCGCGTACGACGCCCTGCGCGATCCCTCGCACGCCCCGCCGAAGGCCGTACGGGACAACCGCTCCCGCGCCGAGGCCGCCGCCCGCGCGTTCCTGGACGATGCGGCGTACGCGCGCGGGTACGCCGAAGGCGGCGCCCTCTCGCTGGAAGAGGCCGCCGCCCTGGTCTGA
- a CDS encoding site-2 protease family protein, with protein sequence MTTALQRAERRISPVFLALVAVMAVSGWAVWSQTMAANTGFAVFLFVVSGWIVSLCLHEYAHARTALHSGDITVGAKGYLTLNPLKYTHALLSIVLPVLFVIMGGIGLPGGAVFIERSRIRGRWRDSLISAAGPLTNVLFAVVCTAPFWLHALDGVPEPFRYALAFLALLQVTAAILNFLPVPGLDGYGVIEPWLSLKIRRQVEPFAPFGLLAVFGLLWVPEINGVFFQVVDTVLRTLGVTNWDTYWGQEFFRFWQGEPQLSPTGGVV encoded by the coding sequence ATGACCACAGCTCTACAGCGCGCCGAGCGCCGCATCAGCCCGGTCTTCCTCGCGCTCGTCGCCGTCATGGCGGTATCGGGATGGGCCGTGTGGAGCCAGACCATGGCCGCCAACACCGGCTTCGCGGTCTTCTTGTTCGTGGTCTCGGGCTGGATCGTGTCGCTGTGCCTGCACGAGTACGCCCATGCCCGTACGGCGCTGCACAGCGGCGACATCACGGTGGGCGCCAAGGGCTATCTGACGTTGAACCCGCTCAAGTACACCCACGCCCTGCTGAGCATCGTGCTGCCGGTGCTCTTTGTGATCATGGGCGGGATCGGGCTGCCGGGCGGTGCGGTGTTCATCGAGCGGAGCCGGATCCGGGGCCGCTGGCGGGACAGCCTGATCTCGGCGGCCGGGCCGCTGACCAATGTGCTGTTCGCGGTGGTGTGCACGGCCCCGTTCTGGCTGCACGCACTCGACGGCGTACCGGAGCCGTTCCGCTATGCGCTGGCGTTCCTGGCGCTGCTCCAGGTCACGGCCGCGATCTTGAACTTCCTGCCGGTGCCGGGGCTGGACGGCTATGGCGTGATCGAGCCGTGGCTGTCGCTGAAGATACGGCGGCAGGTGGAGCCGTTCGCGCCGTTCGGGCTGCTGGCGGTGTTCGGGCTGCTGTGGGTGCCGGAGATCAACGGGGTGTTCTTCCAGGTCGTCGACACCGTCCTGCGCACCCTGGGCGTGACGAACTGGGACACGTACTGGGGCCAGGAGTTCTTCCGGTTCTGGCAGGGCGAGCCGCAGCTGTCGCCGACCGGCGGCGTCGTGTAG
- the npdG gene encoding NADPH-dependent F420 reductase, whose amino-acid sequence MTTSDAAQSPNAATRAKAALKRDPWDLPDVSGLVVGVLGGTGDQGRGLAYRFARAGQKVIIGSRVAERAQTAADELGLGIEGAENAECARRSDVVIIAVPWEGHGATLRALRDDLAGKLVIDCVNPLGFDKKGAYALTPEEGSAAEQAAALLPGARVTAAFHHLSAVLLQDPDTERIDTDVMVLGEARADTDVVQALAARIPGMRGVYAGRLRNAHQVESLVANLISTNIRYKAHAGLRITDV is encoded by the coding sequence ATGACTACTTCTGACGCTGCCCAGTCCCCGAACGCCGCGACCCGCGCGAAGGCCGCCCTCAAGCGCGACCCCTGGGACCTGCCCGACGTCAGCGGCCTCGTCGTCGGCGTCCTCGGCGGCACCGGCGACCAGGGCCGCGGCCTGGCCTACCGGTTCGCCCGGGCCGGCCAGAAGGTGATCATCGGCTCCCGGGTGGCGGAGCGCGCGCAGACCGCCGCCGACGAGCTCGGCCTGGGCATCGAGGGCGCCGAGAACGCCGAATGCGCCCGGCGCAGCGATGTGGTGATCATCGCCGTCCCCTGGGAGGGACACGGCGCAACCCTTCGGGCGCTGCGGGACGATCTGGCCGGCAAGCTCGTCATCGACTGCGTCAACCCGCTCGGCTTCGACAAGAAGGGCGCCTACGCCCTGACGCCGGAGGAGGGCAGCGCCGCCGAGCAGGCCGCCGCCCTGCTGCCCGGCGCCCGGGTCACCGCCGCCTTCCACCATCTGTCCGCCGTGCTGCTCCAGGACCCGGACACCGAGCGGATCGACACCGATGTGATGGTGCTGGGCGAGGCCCGCGCCGACACCGATGTGGTCCAGGCGCTGGCCGCCCGCATCCCCGGCATGCGCGGCGTCTACGCCGGCCGGCTGCGCAACGCCCACCAGGTCGAGTCGCTGGTCGCCAACCTGATCTCCACCAACATCCGCTACAAGGCGCACGCCGGGCTGCGGATCACCGACGTCTGA
- a CDS encoding carbohydrate ABC transporter permease — MTRPPVRYRIITASLLTVAALYFLTPVYWLIVSSTKSSADLFGTFGFWFSGHPRPLGNLTDVLTYDHGVYARWFANSLLYAGIGAVCATLLSAAAGYALAKFPFRGREAVFNTVLAGVLVPGTALALPLYFLFSSMGLANTYWAVLIPSMVSPFGVYLCRIYAAAAVPDSLLEAARIDGAGEARIFGRLGLRLMTPALVTVFLFQFVHIWNNYFLPLVMLSDSRLYPIQLGLTSWIGFSDRKPVLYQYTVGGAFLSVVPLMVLMLVLQRYWRTGLTEGSVKA, encoded by the coding sequence ATGACCCGGCCCCCCGTCCGCTACCGCATCATCACCGCCTCGCTGCTGACCGTCGCCGCGCTGTACTTCCTGACGCCGGTCTACTGGCTGATCGTCTCGTCCACCAAGTCCAGCGCCGATCTCTTCGGCACCTTCGGCTTCTGGTTCTCCGGCCATCCGCGACCCCTGGGCAACCTCACCGACGTCCTGACCTACGACCACGGCGTCTACGCCCGCTGGTTCGCCAACTCCCTGCTGTACGCCGGGATCGGCGCGGTCTGCGCCACCCTGCTGTCCGCCGCGGCCGGCTACGCGCTGGCCAAATTCCCCTTCCGCGGCCGGGAGGCGGTCTTCAACACGGTGCTCGCCGGGGTCCTCGTCCCGGGCACCGCGCTCGCCCTGCCGCTGTACTTCCTCTTCAGCTCGATGGGGCTGGCCAACACCTACTGGGCGGTGCTGATTCCCAGTATGGTCAGCCCGTTCGGGGTCTATCTGTGCCGGATCTACGCGGCCGCGGCGGTGCCCGACTCGCTGCTGGAGGCGGCCCGGATCGACGGCGCGGGAGAGGCGCGGATCTTCGGGCGGCTGGGGCTGCGGCTGATGACCCCGGCGCTGGTCACCGTCTTCCTGTTCCAGTTCGTCCACATCTGGAACAACTACTTTCTGCCGCTGGTGATGCTCTCGGACTCCCGCCTGTATCCGATCCAGCTCGGCCTGACCTCCTGGATCGGCTTCTCGGACCGCAAACCCGTGCTCTACCAGTACACGGTGGGCGGCGCGTTCCTGTCGGTGGTGCCGCTGATGGTGCTGATGCTGGTGCTCCAGCGGTACTGGCGTACGGGGCTGACGGAGGGCAGCGTGAAGGCATGA
- a CDS encoding carbohydrate ABC transporter permease, with translation MSRDTLSRPEPVARRAPDGARPARRISRTEARNARAAAGFVLPFLALFALCFLAPIVYAVYQSLHKTERTGPLGLGGQEHEVFAGLANYTHALSDDQFLAGFGRVLLFGAVQVPLMIVLATALALLLEGASARGIPFFRSAFFLPYGVPGVIASILWGFLYVPGISPLVKIAQSVGWDVDFLARGTVLWSIANIVTWQFTGYNMLVLIAQLKSVPEELYEAARIDGANAWQVARHVKLPLIRPALVLTGVFSIIGTLQLFAEPKVLRPLASSIDSGFTPNLHAYSEAFVGNNQHVAAAEAVLLALVACVASFVFLRLVGGRGKERG, from the coding sequence ATGAGTCGGGACACGCTCAGCCGGCCCGAGCCGGTGGCCCGCAGGGCGCCGGACGGGGCGCGTCCGGCGCGCCGCATCTCGCGCACCGAGGCCCGCAACGCCCGCGCGGCCGCCGGATTCGTCCTGCCCTTCCTCGCGCTGTTCGCCCTGTGCTTCCTCGCGCCGATCGTGTACGCCGTCTACCAGAGCCTGCACAAGACCGAACGCACCGGCCCGCTCGGCCTCGGCGGCCAGGAACACGAGGTGTTCGCCGGGCTCGCCAACTACACCCACGCCCTGAGCGACGACCAGTTCCTCGCCGGATTCGGGCGGGTGCTGCTCTTCGGCGCCGTCCAGGTGCCGCTGATGATCGTCCTCGCCACCGCCCTGGCCCTGCTCCTGGAGGGCGCGAGCGCCCGCGGCATCCCGTTCTTCCGCAGCGCCTTCTTCCTGCCGTACGGCGTCCCCGGAGTGATCGCCTCGATCCTGTGGGGCTTTCTCTACGTCCCCGGGATCAGCCCACTGGTCAAGATCGCCCAGTCGGTGGGCTGGGACGTGGACTTCCTGGCCCGCGGCACCGTTCTGTGGTCCATCGCCAACATCGTCACCTGGCAGTTCACCGGCTACAACATGCTGGTGCTGATCGCCCAGCTCAAGTCCGTCCCCGAGGAGCTCTACGAGGCGGCGCGGATCGACGGGGCGAACGCCTGGCAGGTCGCCCGGCACGTCAAACTCCCGCTGATCCGCCCCGCGCTCGTCCTGACCGGCGTCTTCAGCATCATCGGCACCCTTCAGCTGTTCGCGGAACCCAAGGTGCTGCGCCCGCTCGCGTCCTCCATCGACAGCGGCTTCACCCCCAACCTGCACGCCTACAGCGAGGCGTTCGTCGGCAACAACCAGCATGTGGCGGCGGCCGAGGCGGTGCTGCTCGCGCTGGTGGCGTGCGTGGCGTCCTTCGTCTTCCTGCGGCTGGTCGGCGGGCGCGGAAAGGAGCGCGGATGA
- a CDS encoding ABC transporter substrate-binding protein, with protein MTSIDLPRRAVLGTAAGAVAAACLTGCGDSGDDHPAPRERKKGQKITLSFWSWVPGIDKPVALWNRRNPEVQVTVEQVSAVDGEQYAKMHAAIKAGNPPDLGQIEFPVIPSFLLDNGLLDLAPLGAARHKDKFFGWQWRQSVFGKGIYAIPQASGPMGLFVRQDLFEKWDVPVPTTWDAYEAAAKKIRKKGAWIETFSATNGNRLAGLAWQAGAKWYATKGDTWLISIDDEPTRKVADYWEALVRQKLIKTIPDRQDAWYKDLQTGAIPAWVGASWGDALLVGNAPGTKGKWRAAPLPQWKPGGRTFANWGGSTTAVFAKAPYPKDALDFAVWLNTDPESIALLIEGGYGFPSAKKGYATGALDVDKAFFGGQEYSKIFADAGAHVDTSWQWGPGVDTLYQRLGDAFTDALGTGASFRSVLAKVQGQTIADLKGKGLKVESGA; from the coding sequence ATGACCAGCATTGACCTGCCTCGCAGAGCGGTCCTGGGCACGGCGGCCGGCGCCGTCGCCGCCGCCTGCCTCACCGGCTGCGGCGACAGCGGCGACGACCACCCCGCACCGAGGGAACGCAAGAAGGGCCAGAAGATCACCCTGTCCTTCTGGTCCTGGGTGCCCGGTATCGACAAGCCGGTGGCCCTGTGGAACCGCAGGAATCCCGAGGTGCAGGTCACGGTCGAGCAGGTGTCGGCCGTCGACGGCGAGCAGTACGCGAAGATGCACGCCGCCATCAAGGCGGGCAACCCGCCCGACCTGGGCCAGATCGAGTTCCCGGTGATCCCCAGCTTCCTGCTCGACAACGGGCTGCTCGACCTCGCCCCGCTCGGCGCCGCCCGCCACAAGGACAAGTTCTTCGGCTGGCAGTGGCGGCAGTCGGTCTTCGGCAAGGGCATCTACGCCATCCCCCAGGCGTCCGGCCCGATGGGCCTGTTCGTCCGTCAGGACCTCTTCGAGAAGTGGGACGTGCCGGTCCCCACGACCTGGGACGCGTACGAGGCGGCCGCCAAGAAGATCCGCAAGAAGGGCGCCTGGATCGAGACGTTCTCCGCCACCAACGGCAACCGGCTGGCCGGTCTCGCCTGGCAGGCGGGCGCCAAGTGGTACGCCACCAAGGGCGACACCTGGCTCATCAGCATCGACGACGAGCCCACCCGCAAGGTGGCCGACTACTGGGAGGCCCTGGTCCGGCAGAAGCTCATCAAGACCATCCCCGACCGGCAGGACGCCTGGTACAAGGACCTCCAGACCGGCGCCATCCCCGCCTGGGTGGGCGCCAGCTGGGGCGATGCGCTGCTGGTCGGCAACGCACCGGGCACCAAGGGCAAGTGGCGGGCCGCGCCGCTGCCGCAGTGGAAGCCCGGCGGGCGGACGTTCGCCAACTGGGGCGGCTCGACCACCGCCGTCTTCGCCAAGGCGCCCTACCCCAAGGACGCCCTGGACTTCGCGGTCTGGCTCAACACCGACCCCGAGTCCATCGCCCTGCTCATCGAGGGCGGCTACGGCTTCCCCAGCGCCAAGAAGGGCTATGCCACCGGCGCTCTCGACGTGGACAAGGCGTTCTTCGGCGGCCAGGAGTACAGCAAGATCTTCGCCGACGCCGGGGCCCATGTGGACACCAGCTGGCAGTGGGGACCCGGCGTGGACACCCTCTACCAGCGCCTGGGCGACGCCTTCACCGACGCGCTCGGCACCGGCGCCTCCTTCCGTTCCGTCCTGGCCAAGGTCCAGGGCCAGACGATCGCCGACCTCAAGGGCAAGGGCCTGAAGGTGGAGAGCGGCGCGTGA